Proteins co-encoded in one Nostoc sp. C052 genomic window:
- a CDS encoding helicase HerA domain-containing protein: MKTSRPKTKNKLSPFEDWLDLTTFVKLKRGGYSIGASLLSKKVISDTNNTLQLVFGYSCTGMNPLFNSSEEVEAIAKAFENGCKEIPQGEKFTFRWSSFCDDSDAKEYFYKRLQNPVSDESEFLDWGQLGRIQELTRLRQRKNITLSVYTTFTIVPGGTEGGDPIDRALVKLADFLTRRFTATGATEVTKKNLKRILEKAIDVSQRHLQILTEMGFAPKAKSAEQLWNELSKCVGAKIVKIPHTLVFDSLGLREEFNETPATNKSYIDQAHATSVLMNNGIPFADRKWVCLPDGEGGKKYIGVMVLSQKPEVFASTEAQIRFLWNIFAREAISDVEVITEISPADQKLTRLAQQMITRRARNAEISAQKKTIDVASQINVEWSVTAQKQLYTGDIPETLGLVVLIYRDTPEEIDDTCRLISGYINQPAELIRETQYAWLIWLQTLGAKMEQLLSRPYNRRLTFFASEVLGLTSTVQIAKADNQGFELIAEQGHSPVHLDLSITKNMMILGTTGSGKSVLVATIIAECLAMGMSVLIIDLPNDDGTGTFGDFTPYHNGFYFNIAKESNNLVQPIDLSAIPEWDVEGREERLKFHRNDVNLIVLQLVLGSQKFDGFLAQTIESLIPLGVKAFYDNPDIHRRFELARVAGIGTQEWDNTPTLVDMEEFFSTEHINLGYEDENVEKALNYIRLRLKYWRASSIGNAICKPSSFQTNAKLITFALTNLQSDKDAEVFGMSAYMAASRQSLSSPNSVFFMDEASVLLRFSALSRLVGRKCATARKSGSRIILAAQDVISIAKSEAGEQILQNMPIRLIGRLVSGAAKSFTDILSIPHSIIEKNELFRPNLQQMYTTWLLDYNRTYIRCRYYPSYVMLALVANSREEQATRNRFQAKYPNKFEWVSEFSKYYVECIKQGQSL; encoded by the coding sequence ATGAAAACGAGTCGCCCAAAAACTAAAAATAAGTTAAGTCCATTTGAGGACTGGCTAGATTTGACAACTTTTGTAAAACTGAAAAGGGGTGGGTATAGTATTGGTGCTTCCTTGCTGAGTAAAAAAGTGATCAGCGACACGAATAATACATTACAACTAGTATTTGGATATAGTTGCACAGGGATGAATCCATTATTTAATTCAAGTGAAGAAGTAGAAGCAATAGCCAAAGCTTTTGAGAATGGGTGCAAGGAGATACCCCAAGGTGAAAAGTTCACATTTAGATGGAGTTCATTCTGTGATGATAGTGATGCAAAGGAGTATTTCTACAAGCGATTGCAAAATCCAGTATCAGATGAGAGCGAATTTCTGGACTGGGGGCAGTTAGGAAGAATTCAGGAATTGACACGTTTGCGTCAAAGGAAAAATATAACTCTGAGCGTCTACACGACTTTCACTATAGTACCAGGGGGAACAGAGGGCGGCGACCCGATAGACCGAGCATTGGTAAAGCTAGCAGATTTTCTGACAAGACGATTTACAGCAACAGGGGCGACAGAAGTCACGAAAAAGAACTTAAAAAGGATATTAGAGAAAGCGATAGATGTTTCACAAAGACATTTGCAGATATTAACAGAGATGGGTTTTGCGCCCAAGGCAAAAAGTGCAGAGCAACTATGGAATGAATTAAGTAAGTGTGTGGGAGCAAAGATTGTAAAAATCCCACATACTTTAGTATTTGATTCATTGGGACTGAGGGAGGAATTTAACGAAACCCCAGCAACGAATAAATCATATATAGACCAAGCTCACGCGACATCAGTATTGATGAATAATGGTATACCTTTCGCAGATAGAAAGTGGGTATGTCTGCCTGATGGCGAGGGCGGTAAAAAATATATCGGTGTGATGGTATTGTCGCAAAAACCAGAAGTATTCGCATCAACAGAAGCACAAATCAGGTTTCTGTGGAATATATTTGCACGAGAGGCAATTTCGGATGTGGAAGTGATTACGGAAATCAGTCCCGCCGACCAGAAACTAACCCGATTGGCGCAACAAATGATTACCCGGAGAGCGCGAAATGCAGAAATCAGCGCTCAAAAGAAAACAATTGATGTCGCCTCACAAATAAATGTTGAATGGAGTGTAACAGCCCAAAAGCAATTGTACACAGGGGACATACCAGAAACATTAGGATTAGTAGTGTTAATTTACCGGGATACACCTGAAGAAATTGACGATACTTGTAGATTGATTTCTGGGTATATTAACCAACCAGCAGAGCTAATTCGAGAAACGCAATATGCTTGGCTGATTTGGCTGCAAACATTGGGAGCCAAAATGGAACAGTTATTATCACGCCCTTATAATCGTCGATTAACATTTTTTGCGAGTGAAGTGTTGGGATTAACCAGCACAGTACAAATTGCCAAGGCTGATAATCAGGGTTTTGAATTAATTGCAGAACAAGGTCATTCGCCAGTACATCTAGACTTGTCGATAACCAAGAATATGATGATTCTAGGAACGACAGGCTCAGGAAAATCTGTTTTAGTTGCCACAATCATCGCAGAATGCTTGGCAATGGGAATGTCAGTTTTGATTATTGACTTACCCAATGATGATGGAACGGGGACATTTGGAGATTTCACCCCATACCACAATGGGTTTTACTTTAATATTGCCAAAGAATCAAATAATCTTGTCCAGCCAATAGATTTGTCAGCAATTCCAGAGTGGGATGTAGAGGGGAGAGAAGAAAGACTGAAATTTCATCGAAATGATGTGAACCTAATAGTTTTGCAGTTGGTGTTAGGGTCACAAAAATTTGATGGCTTTTTGGCACAAACCATCGAGTCTTTGATTCCTCTGGGTGTCAAAGCTTTTTATGATAATCCAGATATACATAGAAGATTTGAATTAGCGCGTGTAGCTGGAATTGGAACACAAGAGTGGGATAACACTCCGACTTTGGTGGATATGGAGGAGTTCTTCTCGACGGAACATATTAATTTGGGTTATGAAGATGAGAATGTTGAGAAAGCACTGAACTACATTCGTTTGCGCCTCAAGTACTGGAGAGCCAGTTCTATCGGCAATGCGATTTGTAAACCATCAAGTTTCCAAACAAATGCGAAGTTAATTACTTTTGCACTAACCAACCTGCAATCAGATAAAGATGCAGAAGTATTTGGGATGAGTGCATATATGGCGGCTTCTCGGCAATCACTATCTTCACCCAATAGTGTGTTTTTCATGGATGAAGCCAGTGTCTTACTGAGGTTTTCTGCATTGTCCCGTTTAGTGGGTAGAAAATGTGCAACGGCTCGGAAATCTGGTAGCCGAATAATTCTTGCGGCCCAAGATGTAATTTCCATTGCCAAATCTGAGGCGGGAGAACAGATTCTACAAAATATGCCCATAAGGTTGATTGGGCGGTTGGTTTCCGGGGCGGCGAAAAGCTTTACTGATATCCTTTCGATTCCTCACTCAATTATTGAGAAGAATGAGCTATTTCGGCCTAATCTTCAGCAAATGTACACAACATGGTTGCTGGATTACAACCGCACGTACATTCGTTGTCGTTATTATCCCTCCTACGTCATGCTGGCGCTAGTTGCCAACAGCAGAGAGGAACAGGCAACGCGCAATCGCTTTCAAGCTAAATATCCAAACAAGTTTGAATGGGTGTCAGAGTTTTCTAAGTATTATGTGGAGTGCATCAAACAGGGACAGTCATTATGA